Genomic DNA from Desulfuromonas sp. TF:
TACCCTCGCTGCGACCTCCTCCATGGTTTCTTCCCGCCAGTTGAGGGTCCGGTCGGCCCAGCGCCGGTAGAGAGGAAGGCGGCGGCGATAAAGGTCCGCCAACGTTTCCCCCGGATCGATGACCATTCCCCGTGTGTCCATGTCCCGAATCCGCTTTTCCAGCTCCGGCAGGGGAACATCGATAAAAACGATCAGGCCGTTTTTCCTGAGAGCTCTCATTCCCGCTTCGCTGTAGACCACCGATCCGCCGGTGGCGACTATCGCCCGCTGAGCCTGCAGAGCGAGCAGGATTTCTTCCTCGATTCGGCAGAAGGCCGCCAGCCCTTCGCGGTCGATTATGTCCTGCAGCCGCCGGCGGCGTTTCGCCTGAATCAGCACATCGGTGTCGATGAAATCGAATCCCAGGCGTTTGGCCAGGATGACGCCGACGGTGCTCTTGCCGGCGCCGGGCATTCCGATGAGGACGAGGTTGGACTTATCCAACTTTCAGCACGATCTTGCCGAAATGCTTGTCCTCTTCCATCATCCTGTGGGCTTCGGCTACGTTGTCGATAAGAAAGACCTTCTCGATGATCGGGACGATGGTGCGGTCGGCGAACTTCGGCAGAGCCCGCCGGGTGAATTCGGCGACGATCTCCCCCTTCTCCGAGACGGGGCGGGAGCGCAGCACCGAGCCGATGATCTGCTGCCGTTTGACCATCATCAGGGCCAGATTGAGCTCGGCCTTGATTCCGCTGATGACGCCGATGATGACCAGCTTCCCCTTATAACCCAGGGAATTCATGTTCGGGGTCAGGTACTTGGCCCCGACGTGATCGAGGATCACGTCGACTCCCTTCTTTCCGGTGAATTCCTTGACAGCGTCGGTGAAATCCGGAGTCCGGGTGAAATCGATGACCAGATCGGCCCCGAGTTCCTGCACCCGCTCCATCTTGCTCGGGTGGGCGGTGACAATCAGCTTCGTGTTGGGGGTAAGAGCCTTGGAAAGCTGGATGGCCGCGGTATTGACCCCGCCTCCTCCGCCATGGAGAATGGCGGTCTGGCCGTCCTGAAGGCCGCCGATCATGAAGACGTTGAGAAAGGCAGTGATGTACGACTCGCAGACGCAGGCCGCTTCCTCGAAGCTCATCGATTCGGGGATCGGCATGAGGTGGTCGGCATAAGCCACGGCATATTCGGCGTAGCCGCCGCCCCCGACCAGGGTCATTACACGGTCCCCGGTTTTCCAGCCGGAAACGCCGGCACCGATTTCCTCGATAACCCCGGCCACTTCGAGGCCGAGGATTTCCGAATCGCCCGGCGGAGGGGGATATTTCCCTTCCCGCTGGACCAGGTCGGGTCGATTGATGCTGGTGGCTGCGACCTTGATCAGCACCTCTCCTTCTCCGGCCTGCGGTTTGGGAACTTCGCCGACCCCTAGCACTTCGAGTCCGCCGAATCCATCGAGCGTCACAGCTTTCATAAGGTTCAATCCTCCTCTGTGGAATGCATGTTTGATGATCAACTTGAAAAAGAATTATGTGATAAGGTCTACGAGTCCGATTATAATGAATTGTCACCGGCTTTCAACAATAAACCTGGTTTTCAGCATTGATGTGAATGCGTAAACGTGGCGGGAAGATCAATGTCGAAACGGTGGAAATGCACGGTGTGCGGTTATCTTCACGAGGGTCCTCAGCCCCCTGAGAGTTGCCCCCTGTGCGGAGCGGGCCGCGACCAGTTCATTCCTCTGGAAGCGGAAAAGGTCAACCTGCTGCGGGACATGATCGACTCCTTCCTCCTCCATCCGGTGGCGGCTCACTTTCCCAACGCCCTCCTGCCGACGGCCTTCCTTTTTCTCCTGGTGACCGTCACAACCGGCAGTCCCTACTTCGAGCACGCCGTCTTCTTTCTCCTCTGCACGGCCGTGGGGGTGGTCCCGGTCTCCATAACCTCCGGAATTTACGACTGGCGCACCCGGTTCGACGGCGTCAGGGCCGGGATATTTTATAAGAAAATCTTCCTGGCATCTTTGCTGCTGCTGCTCGGCCTCTCGGCGGTCCTTATCCGCACTGCCCATCCCGGGGTGATGCATGAGGGCGGCGGCCTCAAATGGGCCTTCAAGGCTATTCTGCTGACGATGGTGCTCACTACCGTCCTCCTTGGCCATTACGGCGCCAAGCTCGCTTATCAGTGGAAAAAGAAAAAACCGTAATCACTATCAAAGGTTGACAATGCCTCCCTTCTGAGGGTAAAAACCACCCGATATCTAGAGAATTCAAGGAGGCAGAGATGA
This window encodes:
- a CDS encoding shikimate kinase is translated as MDKSNLVLIGMPGAGKSTVGVILAKRLGFDFIDTDVLIQAKRRRRLQDIIDREGLAAFCRIEEEILLALQAQRAIVATGGSVVYSEAGMRALRKNGLIVFIDVPLPELEKRIRDMDTRGMVIDPGETLADLYRRRLPLYRRWADRTLNWREETMEEVAARVSHLATSLDFDPFREDNIS
- a CDS encoding NAD(P)H-quinone oxidoreductase → MKAVTLDGFGGLEVLGVGEVPKPQAGEGEVLIKVAATSINRPDLVQREGKYPPPPGDSEILGLEVAGVIEEIGAGVSGWKTGDRVMTLVGGGGYAEYAVAYADHLMPIPESMSFEEAACVCESYITAFLNVFMIGGLQDGQTAILHGGGGGVNTAAIQLSKALTPNTKLIVTAHPSKMERVQELGADLVIDFTRTPDFTDAVKEFTGKKGVDVILDHVGAKYLTPNMNSLGYKGKLVIIGVISGIKAELNLALMMVKRQQIIGSVLRSRPVSEKGEIVAEFTRRALPKFADRTIVPIIEKVFLIDNVAEAHRMMEEDKHFGKIVLKVG
- a CDS encoding rubredoxin-like domain-containing protein; translation: MSKRWKCTVCGYLHEGPQPPESCPLCGAGRDQFIPLEAEKVNLLRDMIDSFLLHPVAAHFPNALLPTAFLFLLVTVTTGSPYFEHAVFFLLCTAVGVVPVSITSGIYDWRTRFDGVRAGIFYKKIFLASLLLLLGLSAVLIRTAHPGVMHEGGGLKWAFKAILLTMVLTTVLLGHYGAKLAYQWKKKKP